AAAATAACCACGGTAATGCAGACCTTTGCCCCTTTTTGTCAGTTCTGTTTAAATATGTAAACTACGTTTCAGTAAATTGGTGAACGTATTTGATTAAGGCGATGTTTTAACATCGTTATTACCGTTTAAGTAACATGGAAACCttaacattttaacatttgttaCATCTCACCGGTGTTTGCCTCAAGTTTAACACTATATTCTCGCCAAACATATAAACTTAAAAAAGTAACAATGAGTCTCAGAATATATGACAGGTTAtaaaatttaatgcaatttgtCAAGAATATAACAAATGAAAAGGATTCAACGGTAGctcaaaagaaaatgttttcattcaacCAAAAATGTTGTCGCGATATTCTTCATTTAGAGTTCAATTCTCATCTGTTTCGTTTGTTCATCAAAGTAGAGGGCGTAGTTTCATTTCTGCATATTTGAGGTTGTATCTACTCTCAGGAAGATTATACCACTCAATGCTTTGATGATTACCCGTTGCTCCAAAGTAGAGACTTGTCAGGTGGGTATAATGACAATTATTGTACCACCAGGCACCATACCATTTCGATGCACAGTTGTAACTACTCTTATTGTCGTTGTCCCGGTCTCTGGTAGTGAAGGACATGTTTCTGTTATAAGCCATAGCGTCATAATCTGACGGAAAGACAGTAACAATACGTAAGTTCATTACTCCATTTAATACGAGTGATAAATAATCCTAACTTGTTAAGAAATTATCATAGCATATGAATGAATTCTTAATCCACCAGCTCACTTTATAACTGGAGGAATTAGTAGAGTTAATATATATGTTGACAGAATCTCTGTAAAGTCTTTTAATACTGAAGATAATGTTGTTCAAATTTATGTCTTTCAAAGTGTTGTCCTTATTtctaattgttttcttttacaagattgtattaatatatatatatatatatatatatatatatatatatatatatatatatatatatatatatatatatatatatatttatatatatatatatatatatttatatatatatatatatatatatatatatatatatatatatatatatttatatttatatatatatatatatatatatatatatatatatatatatatatacacacaatttATTAACGTGACGTATGATGTCACTTGCATGATTGGTGAATTGTCAAATCATTTGTTATACTTTCAGGTCGATTGTCTGCTTGTAAAGTAAATAATCAACTTATTTTTGTTCAATAAAGTAGACTAGACAAACGGAGTTATTAACCAAGTAGTAAATTGCAAAAATTGCATGCTTTAACTGTGTCCGCTGATTTACGTTTAAGCACATATTCAACAGTTAAATGTTGTCATTTATTACAAACAAGATTTGTGAagacaattaatatatatatatatatatatatatatatatatatatatatatatatatatatatatatttatgttattttagcCTAGTAGTATTGTTTCCTTGTTCTAATCAACTTTATCAAATAAATGTTCTGTCATGTAAGTATTATTCGTGTTATCTTCCCGTTTGGTTTTTGTTCTGATTCTCAGGACGAACTGACGTAATAATCAGTATAAAATAAACTCTTATTGTATCCAAATTTACAGATTACTGTCTAAGACGCGTGTTACCTATTGATTGTGATGGCTGTGTTAACATGTTTTTCGTTATGCAGGCGTCACACTGTCGCGAAGTTGACACCAGATGGCCATACGAAtatggaattttgaatttcgCACGAAGATGGCCCCGAACTTGGTCAACAGCCAATCAACAGCCGAAGCAAGTACGATGCCTACAGAAGGTCACACGATGGCACCCGAACCACACACGAAGGCAACACGAAGATGTGCATTTCTATTTAAGGAGTTTACCCGCAGGACACACGAATGCCACACGAAGCCACACGATGGCTACACGACGACGTATTGATAAGTACATTGTCGAATGCTAGAAAGGCAAATagcaagaaatgacaaagtgaaATCAAATAATGCTCTGTTATTGTGAGAGGAGGTGCTGGGCCTGTAAGAAGTGCTCATCATGTTCTCTGAGGTACATCAAAAGAAGTAATGCTGCTGGTTTCTTTTTCCTGGTTGCCTCATCACCAAAGTATGCCATTCTGCAGGAACTGAATTGTGGTTagttgtgattgtgattgtagCTTTGGGAGTTACACACGCCGCTACTCGGTAGAGTTGCTTAGGACTGTCTGTGGAAGATTCTTTGAGGCTGGCCGTTATATGTCCACGTTACCATGACACCTGGGAAACGATTGAGGCTCCCAAATTCGGCTGTCTTCGCCGACACCGTGGTCCCATCTCGATGTCATCGTATTATAATACGATGGTTACTCGACGGCATTGCGAGGGCTTCACGTATTCGTGTTAACTTCATAAGACAATCGGGCAGCTTCTTGTTTCCTTCGTATTGTCTTCGTGAGGCGAAAATGCCCGATGGCACCGATGATCACACGAAGTTAAAAAGAAGATGACACGATTTGATAAGATGCCCTCACAATGGCCTTAcgaagggcaaaatggacacacGAATTCAACACGAAAATGAACCTTCGCAAGGTCTTCGGGCAATTTTTTGGCATGCCAAAGATTTTGCCACCACTCACGAAGTTGCTGCCGGAGCCTGAAAAACTCCACCGGCGGTCATACGATGGCTTAAGATGCCCTCACGAATGGCCCGATGTTTTTACGATCAGAGCCgaatttgaatattttctttatcGTGTGTCCATCTGATGTCAACTTCGGGACAGTGTGACGCCAGCATTATACTACGTAGGGTAATCATGCCTTACCGCGCAATGCCATTCTTACGTTCGTCAATGTCTCATTTCTTGGAACAAGTAAACTTGTGTTTATATTGGAATATGGAATTGAAGTGATCAAAGGTTCTTTAAGGGGTCatttctcaacaacaaaaattaaaatgtgaTATTCACGTAAAGCGTTGGCTGATATCAACGGTTTTTAACGGCCTACAGCATATTCAAATTCATTTTGTGTCCGCAGTTATCATTAACAACCTACAACATGttaaagttaattttgtgcatAAAGTTGTCTTTTACAGCGTGTACTTGGCTAGTGTTGTTTTAATATGTGGCCCGTTATTTGGCTAACATACTCGCCAAGGAACGAATGACGTAAATTTTTACAATACTAGCAAAGCCAAACAACGATGGCTTCAGCGTAGTATGAACAAGCAATCAAATTTTTTAGTTAATATTTCTATAGTAATATATTTGGAAGGCCGTAAAAATGACCTTAGACtgccaaatttgaaatgtttaactATAACACAGAAAACCCCAAAATACGTGTATTGTTCTTACTTGCTGTGCTCTCAGACAAATAGTCACCAAGATCTGTCAATCTGTAGTTGCTGCTTTCATCACTAATTCTGAAGAGGTTGTAATTGGCGTAATATGGTTTTCCGTTGACATTATTCATGTCGATTCGTAGCTCATAGTTGCCTTGGTTTGTCAAATAAGCAATGTTGTCATTACCAAGCCAAAACTCTCGGCGAAGAAAGCCGAATCCTTTCTTATAATCATTCCAGTCACGGTAAAAATTTACTGTGCCATCGACTCGACGTAGGAAAACCTGTTGAAGATAGAAGGAAAATCGTTTTTTTCCCGTAATACTTAATCTTTCGACGGacatttcttttattcttcaGTATTAATTTCAAGTAGTTCATTTAAGTTGATGTAAATAGATATGCCACATAATGTATTTGTTGTAGGATTGATTACAAAAAATGCCTTTTACGTcaataatacaaaaatatatgttgttttttcctcttttaaaataaagatattacaAGTTTTCACATTCTCATGGCCTTTAATTGAGAAAAGTGGCAACTTGTATAATAAGTGATTACTAGAGTGGTTGTCTTAGAGTAGGTCACAATTGTGTCGACGTTAATTTTGCTCTATGCAAATTTAACAATACAGCATGGTGCAAACTTAATTTTCTTATATAAAAACCGTACCGTCCAACCTCCGCCATCGATAGAATTATTGCAATAAACCGCAAATGGTCCTGGAGCACCGTCAGGCTGAATCATGAAAATACCAGATTCAGTTTGATCATCACATTGTTCATAGACTTCCTTGCAATCTCTTGGATATTCAGGCTCTTGGTAGTAGAAGTAAGATGAACCTGAAAAATCAGTGAAGCAGGAAACATGGTAACTGTCTCTTGTATTTCATTTACGCATAGAGGTGAATGAAAATCGAACAAAACAACACAGAGTTTTAGCTATCTGTTTCTTTGAATACTTTAGTTCAATAAATAGACGTTCCCCAAAATACGACGCTTAAACGGCCAACAGTGGCTGTTGaacatatttttctctttaagtaATTGAGTCTGAGTCTAATAAACGTTCCcaaaaatatttcttatttgttatttattatgttatttttcaaCGATATTAATCAGTTAGTTTGAATTATCTTCTTCGCTGAAATATTTGGTTTCATACATTCTGATGgcatttaaataacatttaaattaGGAACGCAGACAGAATGAAAACTAACAAGCTATATTTCATTACAAAGTACTTGAATTCTAATTAGTAAACAATACAAGCTATGTTCATGTtaacatacaacatacagtTTCATTCAATAAAATAAACCTTGAAATTTGATGAAAGGAGAGAATGGCACAGAGTAAAAAACAAAggatatataaataatatgtcGAAACTGTAATTTTTTTGTCACGAATAGTGAAATTTCCCTTTGAAATGAAGGAACACTTAACACTTACTTGTAGATACAGTTGCCCTAAGCAAATATGAAACTCAAATAAATTACACAGATACAATCACATTAGAATTGCATCgttaaagtaaaataaacttATGTGCACAAGTAAATAAATCTCGAGTGTGTGGCAACTTACTTTCCGTGTCTCTTCGTCGCCTGGATTTAATTTTATCAGTTCTCACGTCACTCTGTCAATTGCAAATAATAGAAATTGAAAATTATTACTACTTTCAAAACTATCGAACATTACGTATGGAGTGGTGCTTTATCGCACAGATAAACGCCTTTATTGTATATACATTATCCTTAACCTTGTTTATTGTCTTTTGTTTAATTCGAACTATTTGTTCtgataaatattagaaacgattTGGAAACGATTCCTTTCTTCAAATATCTGTAAACAGTGACTTGAAGTGTGAATTTTGCGTTATTAAAACCAAAGTCGTGAGTTTGTTAAAACTTATAGTTGTTTATTATCATATGTAAAAAACACCAGGCATAGTTTCTTTTTGAACGAATGATACAAAAATAACACTTTAGCAAATGACAGTTGCTTGTGACAAATTGTATTGGCACCGATGAAATAGACAGAAGTATTCTATTATTAGTTGCAAAGTAAGCCTACAACGTAAACTCCAGCATGACACATATAAAGGAGGTAAAGAATTTAATAAGGCTTTGCATTGACATTTGacaaatatataacacagtCCTGAAAAATAAAGTAATTTGTGGAAAGcgaaatttcaatttttttacatttacgAGTGACAATACCTAGCACATAGAATCATgatgtttataatataattttcaaacaaaaaataaacaaggaAATGATAAAGTTTTCAATTGGTTTTCAAAGGAGCACATGATACAACTTGCTCCATGACAGAGGTTACTAAAAAAGACTTACCAAAGTTTTATACTATTGTTATCGGACAAAAATGAATATGTTTTACCGCGTCGATCAGTCATCatcttttaaacaaaaattgtgaaTTAGAATAATTACATCATTTTGTATAGAGAATAGGGAAAATGAAGAGAACAATATAAGAACTACTTTAATTCttgtaaaatattgataagCCACAGCCCCTTATgttcgtttttgttttttagttaCAAAGAGAGCAGTCAGGATGAGGAAAGAATTCGATTTGAAGGAAGTTTCAAGACAGATCGTTAACCGAAAGATGAATGTGGAATATACAAATCCAGAGCTATTTTGTATAGATATGAATATTAAGAGCAGGGTAAATCTACAAGCAGAAACAACAGTATGACTATTGTTTAGTTTCTATGGATATGAATACGGCGAGCAGGGTAAATTTACAAAGGAAAAGCAACAGTATGACTATTGCATATTGTACAGATATGAATACGGAGACCAGGGTAAAGCtacaaagtaaaacaatatTATAACAATTGCTTACGGAGAGCAGGGTGAATCTACTAAAAgagaaacatttattttaacaGCCACTATTATGCTGGTTTAAGCGTTGTGTCTTTTGGGAACGTTTATTGATTGAACTAAACTATTCAAAGAAACAAATAGCTTAAACTCtgtgttgttttgttatatttcatattctTCTATGCGTACgtatttgaattttttattgatttatttaggGATTCAACATTTTCAATATTCCTTTTGAGAACTTAGTGACATTAAGATCCCCAGTTTCGTAAATAGCAAgcacaaaattgaaaattgggaAAGGCGATTGATGAGAATCAgttatttcaacaacaacataaaacaaGTTATGCTGATGCTTATTCAGCTAAGGATCATAGTTTATTTGGAAGATTTAATAGTTTAATAGTTACTattcaaaagttttcatttcgTTACGACCATAACTTTTCGGATATTTGATGATATAATAGCGaataattattattcaaaaaGTGTTTAACTTCGTTACTTGCATACTTCAAGGATATTAGAATGGTATTAGACAATGAACTGTCTAGATATTTAATACCGCATGTAAGTACACAATGTATGGTTTGGTCACATTAAGCATATGCTTGTGAAGCCAAAAAACACATTGCTATTCTCCagtaattcaataaattaataacaaatttcTTCTGAAGAAAagttgaacaaatatttatgcTAGCTTCTGTAGTCAAGTTGCGCTCGGCTTAAATAGTTTTTCAAATCTTGTTTGTCTGTTAGCCTAAATATATCGAAAGTGTACTGAGGTTATATCTAACTTTTGAAGAGATGCAAATATAAATAGTATTAGATTATCAAAACTGCAAAATTCCTTTCTCGTTACTTGAACATAAATTGTTTCAATAAACATTCAATTGGTTCAAaggttttaaaataaatataaagggAAAGGCTTCCAATTACTATTCGTAAAATACTTGTACAATGTttcaatgttataatgttacgGTGTCAAACAAATTAGAATGTTCGGAATCTCACTTCTCATTCTTAGTATGAAATCAACCTATTGTCTATGTAGCGTATGTATGGATTAAATTATTTTACGAGTCATCGGAAAGCTTAAAATACTTCTTGTTAATTTCAGTGTCCTTGTATTAACTTTGTTAACAATGAGGctttatataagatatatatcaTTACTTTCCAGTgcattataatattttgtatatattttttaaaaggGGTCCACTGTGAGAAGGATTAACGGCGCTTTGAAAACAGTAAAGGGAATGAAATTCTCCTCTGGAATGAATTAAGAGATAGACTTTCAAGATCTCTTAAAAATATGTATTAACATGTATGTTTATCAGAAAGATGTTACATTGAACAGGTGTATAATTGAGAAAATCTGAAGTATTCACAGTTTTGAGTGATATGGTTAGCAGTGAAGAAAGATTGAAAAAATAAACACAAGAAATCAGTCTGAATAGATGCATTCAACGATTTAGCAAAAAAGAGAGGAAATTATAAAAAGAAAGACgtatatttttaacatttagacaaaatttatatatatatatgtgatatgaAAATGAACTTCTCGATAAATAATGAAAACGTCCTGAAATATAATTGGAAGACTTACCACTTCATCAGAAGATTCCACAGAAAGAAATTCCAGAAGAAAAACTCCAAAAATGAAGAAGCACAAAAGCTGTAACTtcatggttgattgaatgaaaTGTAGACTTTGTTATAGAATGATATCTTCTGAGCAGAGTCTGCAAGACGAATGAAGACATTTCTCAAATACGATAGATCTTTCAGTTCGAGGAAACAACTGTTACTACTATGGAAACCTTGAATCGTATCGATTCATCAACTCAAGTATGAAATTAAGTTAACGTCTTCatgaataattttattttaatcaaaatttACCAGAGGTACATTTGCTTTTCCTTACTTCCCACACGAGCCCTGAATTCCTTCTTAGTTTATGTGTGTTTAGATAATTGTTTTACAATATTGACCTTAAAAGAGAATTTTAAATCAATTACCAGTCTTTATTTGTTTCAATTGTACAAAAGATAGAGCATTACTTTTAATATGATCCTTGCAAGATCCTTAGATAGGTTCGAATcatatatcatgaatattcatttaaccGTCATTAGACTTGCAATATATCTAGCTTTTCATTGATATATACTTTCAGATAGGACATTAGTCATAATCGTTTTCATCATCCGTGTATAGTTCAATAGAAACCCATAGTCTCGTCTCATAGTTATGTGTAGCCAATGTATCGTATAGATTAGAATCATTATGTTAATTTCTCTAAATCTGTCTGGATAATGGCCATTATGCTTAAGACCACCCGTCTTAGTGTGTTCTGCTTTAATAAATCCTTGTCTTTTTAGTTGTTCACCAGTGTTGTGAGTACTTACTATTATCCGAGCATCGAGTACTTGAGGTTCCGAGTACCAAGTATACCAGAGTCCGAACACGTCATTTTAGAATCCGTGCACCGAGTACGAGCGCTGTATCATTCGAGTTCTGGTACTGAATGACTAGTACGAGTACTGTAACACTCGAGTACTTTCACCGAGTGCGTGTTCCAAATACTCGCAAAAAGTACTTGAGTACCGAGTAGGGATACTTTTCGAATCCTACGACATTGATGTTCCCTGTTCTCCTTGGTATATAGTTGTTCGATTTCTTCGATATAAATAGTGATGGATAGAGACTTCAATTGCATGTGAAGTTCATTTCAATACGTAAAGTGCAGATTGGTTGAATAGGTTACCGACAACCAGGTTAACAGTTTGGTAGTAAGGGTAACATGTTAATTTCTATATCACGCGTTGAATTGGCTACTTATCCGCTTTACATGACGGGAATTTAGGTAAATTGTCATAAGATGACGAGTACGTTTATCTTTTGCAACCACGTCATAATTCACTCAAAGTACTTGGAATTATTGGAATGGTTTATATAAACTGTATGATACATTTCATTTCGTAaccctccctctcccacccacgtctaccccccccccccctcctccttctgTGCTTACATTGGCAAGCCTGTATAGTTGGTACGAAagtgttatttttctttaatcCAGTCgcttaaatatattgaaaacaaCCAAAATATACGCAAATCCACTTTCTAAGAtaaattttgtaacattttgtctTAGATGTCTGGGGCTTACCCTATTGCTGTTGTGAGGGAAGGTGGCGAAATCCATATTCATGAACTCTCCCCTTAGCAACTACTGTAGTTTGACCTGTGACCCAACAATTTGCTTGTATCTACGCGCGTAGCACAGTGGACTGTATTGTTTATCTGTACTGTCACTCACTAGAACAGTGGCTTGTATTGTTTTGGTGTACAGCATCCCTTCCGTTCTAGCTATCGTGAGCGTTGCTTCTGTACACACGCCGTCAAACTACTGAAGCAATATCACGTTATCAAGTAACCAACCATTTCTATATatctattttaaagttttatctaTCACATTCGGGATGTGAGAAGCTGTaaaggtaaatataaatattcactttGATCACCCAATATCAATTTTAAGTTAAGAAGTGGTTCATTCACGTGAAATATAGCCAAATTGTGGTCCTCACGTGTGCTTGTTAGTCAAGTATTGGCAACGTTACTTTCCTTGTTGCATACTCACTGTGTAATAGTCCTGTAGGCTAATCGTAAACGATCGCTTACGAAGAGTGTACGTAATATGTCTAATTATACTTAAATGATTGTTTTCTAAATCACACTCAATTTATTTAGTACATGCTGCAAATGTTACGTTTATAATACCGTATTTACGCTGTTTCttgtagcctaggtctaaaGTATATACAGTGTGAGTCTGTTTGTAAATGCCTTACACTGTGTATGTGGTAATAACGTGCTAGGTCGTTGTGTAAGAGCGCCACCTATTAAGATGGCGGCCCCCATGTCTCGTTAGAtttatgtacattatatattatattcaagatggctGCGCCCATGTACCGTTAAGTGTATAGGTTCACCATATACATATTGTGCTGAATATTGTATCCTAAATAATGCAACGATGTCATAGTATGTCCTATATGAATATCTCGGAGGTTATTTAGCTGCATTTTTCAGTTAAGGTTAGTATGCCGTACCTCAAAGTAAATTAACTTGCAGTTTATGGTCATGAGTTTTAGTTTATGAATCGTATCAGTCGAGGGTAAATCGAAATGGATAGGTACGATGTCATATTAAAttgtgttaatttgtttttagaaTGCAATTGTGGTTGTTTAGAGGCAGACGTGCCATAACTTAAATGTTACCTCCACTACTTGTTTAATCCTAAAGTGTTATTTTATGAATCGTTTAAGGTTTGATGCATGAGTTAAATACCTGTGTCATGGCTATTTATTATTCATGTTGTTTCATAGACCTATATATTATGCAAGGAGGTATTTTGTCTTATTAACCGTTGATTACTGAGGTTTCATTTATGGATTTATActtatgatttcttttcatatttttattaacaGTTTCAGAGCTTTACGCATCCGTGCGGTGGGTTGTACCACCGTCCTCTATTTATCCTCTTCTATATTTTACTGGCTCATACACCCAGTAAAGGCTAATTCAAACCCCTAATAAATTGGAGCAGAACTATCCGTCTGTTTTTGATTCTTCTTTAGTGAATGCTCTCGTACGGCATCACACTGTTATAGGTTCAACTTTCTTTTCGTTATAACCCAAATTCATTACTCACTTGCAAATAATTTTGGCTTGAGCTCTAAGTGCGGttgatttcatatttcacacaaaatgCCTGACATTGTGAGAATATTTTGCACAAtacataatacaataatataactCTAATTGAAATACCTGCAATGTATTTGAGACAAGTGAAAGTAGATATATCGTGTTATTTTTCTGGCAATGATACTTGAGTCCTGTACATCTTGTTTATACCTTATAAATCAACGCTTGTTGTAACATACAATAcgtacagtataggcctacatagtcCTATGCCACACAAGGATAGGTAACACTAGCTAACAATAGGAATGTTGCTCGGTAACAGATGTGGCTATGTACGGAAATGTAAAGGGAACATTACTCTGACGGCTTAAACACAATATTTAATCTAGCTtacaaaacttgaaattactGTTTTGTCGAGAAACGAACAACTTCCAAAGCGGTCAAAATGAAAATTGCAGCTTTGCGATTTAGTAAAATATGAGTCTGAAAGATCGTGAtttaattaaatgcaataaatttgcataatcTCTTAAATTTTACAATCAAAACTTTTCATACTCTCTTCCatctttaaaacaaatatatactgCTGTAGAAAAGGCAAAAACCGGGAACCAACTAGTTGTACTAAGTTACCGTACAACAAGGTCAATTTCCTGGACAAAGCGTTTATTTTTAGGTATTTACCGTTTACCATATGCTTAAGTCGTCAATATGATGTTTTTTCTACGCTTCCGTTGTAATACTGTTTCTGCATCAGGTTACTGGCAAAAGCATTTAACAACCACAGTTTGAGAAACAGGTGTGTTGAACTTCGTTATATTACTAACTTGTTCCTAGTTGAAATGTGGTATATTTGTAGAATATTTGCTTTGAGCTGTCTGTTTTCTGTATTGAGAATTGTATTCGcatattccttttcttttaacaCATGTGATTTTCTGTTGTTGATAAATTagtaaaattttgaaaataataacaagaaCCATTTCAAATCAATTGCCATGACGACATCATTAACTCAACTGCAATCGATTAAAGAAAGTATTACCATTTTTTGGTTTGCTTTGGGGGTGAAATTATTACTTCCCCGTACAAACTCCTATGAGGTACTGTTATATGTGATACACATTATACACTTAAATCAGGCCATAAAAAGGTGCTCACTATAAGTGAGAACTAATTGTGCTAACCCGGCTTGAGCAGAGCAGGAGCGAAATTATTAACAGTAACTTTTCTG
This window of the Apostichopus japonicus isolate 1M-3 chromosome 9, ASM3797524v1, whole genome shotgun sequence genome carries:
- the LOC139974462 gene encoding fibrinogen-like protein A isoform X2, coding for MKLQLLCFFIFGVFLLEFLSVESSDEVSDVRTDKIKSRRRRDTESSSYFYYQEPEYPRDCKEVYEQCDDQTESGIFMIQPDGAPGPFAVYCNNSIDGGGWTVFLRRVDGTVNFYRDWNDYKKGFGFLRREFWLGNDNIAYLTNQGNYELRIDMNNVNGKPYYANYNLFRISDESSNYRLTDLGDYLSESTANYDAMAYNRNMSFTTRDRDNDNKSSYNCASKWYGAWWYNNCHYTHLTSLYFGATGNHQSIEWYNLPESRYNLKYAEMKLRPLL
- the LOC139974462 gene encoding fibrinogen-like protein A isoform X1; protein product: MKLQLLCFFIFGVFLLEFLSVESSDEVSDVRTDKIKSRRRRDTESSSYFYYQEPEYPRDCKEVYEQCDDQTESGIFMIQPDGAPGPFAVYCNNSIDGGGWTVFLRRVDGTVNFYRDWNDYKKGFGFLRREFWLGNDNIAYLTNQGNYELRIDMNNVNGKPYYANYNLFRISDESSNYRLTDLGDYLSESTANYDSMAYHRNMSFTTKDRDNDIHGTVNCASHYFGAWWYKNCHHSQLTGLYFGATGSYQSIYWYNLPESYYNLKYAEMKVRPLL
- the LOC139974462 gene encoding fibrinogen-like protein A isoform X3, whose amino-acid sequence is MKLQLFCFFIFGVFLLEFLSVESSDEVSDVRTDKIKSRRRRDTESSSYFYYQEPEYPRDCKEVYEQCDDQTESGIFMIQPDGAPGPFAVYCNNSIDGGGWTVFLRRVDGTVNFYRDWNDYKKGFGFLRREFWLGNDNIAYLTNQGNYELRIDMNNVNGKPYYANYNLFRISDESSNYRLTDLGDYLSESTANYDSMAYHRNMSFTTKDRDNDIHGTVNCASHYFGAWWYKNCHHSQLTGLYFGATGSYQSIYWYNLPESYYNLKYAEMKVRPLL